A region from the [Limnothrix rosea] IAM M-220 genome encodes:
- a CDS encoding tetratricopeptide repeat protein, producing the protein MTQMPRKFLPYPSTNRSVMDDQIFGLSLKSNGEAGYPKSVVISDGQKAMRGILCLICGLLLWLGLQASPATAMTEDDYWRGDRLTREAVQAAKQGDLFTAEKIWSELIKEFPGNPALWSNRGNTRASMSNFDEALEDLNEAVRLAPDEVDPYFNRGAILEQKQQFQAAIDDYNKAIELDPDEAIAYHNRGNAYGSLGNWEQAVKDYEKATELDPRFAWAAESYALALYQNGDVDKGIQRMKSVVRKYPLFADARVALTAMLWGNKQFGEAESNWVSANGLDKRYKDLNWIRNIRRYPPKVANSLDSFLHLN; encoded by the coding sequence ATGACCCAAATGCCGCGCAAATTTCTTCCATACCCTAGTACGAATCGCTCGGTAATGGACGACCAGATTTTTGGCCTGTCGCTGAAATCCAATGGCGAGGCAGGTTATCCTAAATCAGTGGTTATTTCAGACGGACAAAAAGCGATGCGGGGAATACTCTGTTTGATATGTGGGCTATTGCTGTGGTTAGGTTTACAGGCCTCCCCTGCAACGGCCATGACCGAAGATGATTATTGGCGCGGCGATCGCCTCACCCGTGAAGCGGTGCAAGCGGCCAAACAGGGGGATTTATTTACGGCGGAAAAGATTTGGTCAGAGCTCATTAAGGAATTTCCCGGTAACCCTGCCCTCTGGAGTAACCGTGGTAATACCCGTGCCAGTATGAGCAATTTTGATGAGGCGCTCGAAGATTTAAACGAAGCTGTGCGCCTTGCTCCCGACGAAGTTGATCCCTACTTTAACCGTGGGGCCATCCTTGAGCAAAAACAGCAATTTCAAGCTGCCATCGATGATTACAACAAAGCCATTGAACTAGATCCTGACGAGGCGATCGCCTACCACAATCGCGGAAATGCCTACGGCAGCCTCGGTAACTGGGAACAGGCTGTGAAAGATTACGAAAAAGCAACCGAGCTTGACCCCCGTTTTGCTTGGGCAGCCGAAAGCTATGCCCTTGCCCTCTACCAAAATGGCGATGTCGATAAAGGTATCCAGCGGATGAAAAGTGTGGTTCGTAAATACCCGCTGTTTGCCGATGCAAGGGTTGCTCTAACGGCTATGCTGTGGGGCAATAAACAATTTGGTGAGGCAGAAAGTAATTGGGTGTCTGCCAATGGTCTCGACAAACGCTACAAAGATCTCAACTGGATCCGCAATATTCGTCGCTATCCGCCGAAGGTGGCTAACAGTTTAGATAGTTTTCTGCATCTCAACTAA
- a CDS encoding DUF86 domain-containing protein yields MNRDQASLLDALIFSKRILTFTAGMDKSVFADDLKTQAAVLYEISVLGEALGRISKEFRQAHSEIPYRKVIAMRNKLVHEYDGVNLDLVWDVVQNDISELIELISPLVPEKPET; encoded by the coding sequence ATGAATCGTGATCAAGCCTCCTTGCTGGATGCCCTAATTTTCTCAAAGCGTATTCTCACGTTCACGGCAGGTATGGATAAATCTGTGTTTGCAGACGACCTTAAAACCCAAGCAGCTGTTCTCTACGAAATTTCAGTTCTGGGAGAAGCATTAGGACGCATTTCCAAAGAATTCCGCCAAGCACATTCAGAGATTCCCTACAGAAAAGTTATTGCCATGCGTAATAAACTCGTCCATGAATACGATGGTGTTAATTTAGATTTGGTGTGGGATGTTGTTCAAAATGATATTTCGGAATTAATCGAACTCATTTCGCCTCTTGTTCCTGAAAAGCCTGAAACATGA
- a CDS encoding HAD family hydrolase: MVTVKVHDKIFENITGIIFDKDGTLSDSHSFLKQLAQKRARLVDAQVPGVGEPLLMSFGMLDGDLDPAGLLAVGSNQENAIAAAAYIAETGRSWFDSLEIAKKAFEEAESVLGDRSGTSPLFTGSLEVLKFCHDAGLKLGILSMDNTANVEKFVEMYHLEDFIQLKMGAEFGLKPDPNLFITACAKLGTKPSQTLMVGDAPGDIQMAKNAGAGGSVGICWGNATAAHLEGADVAIASLDEIQIV; encoded by the coding sequence ATGGTCACGGTTAAGGTTCACGACAAGATTTTTGAAAATATTACAGGCATTATTTTTGACAAAGATGGCACATTATCCGACTCCCACAGTTTCCTTAAACAGTTAGCCCAAAAACGCGCTCGATTAGTGGATGCCCAGGTTCCGGGAGTTGGTGAGCCGTTGCTAATGTCCTTTGGCATGCTCGATGGCGATCTTGACCCAGCCGGACTTTTAGCAGTCGGTAGTAATCAAGAAAACGCGATCGCCGCCGCCGCTTACATTGCAGAAACGGGGCGCAGTTGGTTTGACTCATTAGAAATCGCCAAAAAAGCCTTTGAAGAAGCAGAAAGTGTTTTAGGTGATCGCAGTGGTACTTCGCCTTTATTTACAGGGAGTTTAGAAGTTTTGAAATTCTGCCACGATGCCGGATTAAAGCTGGGCATTCTTTCCATGGATAACACGGCTAACGTGGAAAAATTTGTGGAGATGTATCACCTCGAAGATTTTATCCAATTAAAGATGGGTGCAGAATTTGGTCTTAAACCAGACCCGAATTTATTTATTACCGCCTGCGCCAAATTGGGCACAAAACCGAGCCAAACATTAATGGTAGGCGACGCGCCGGGGGATATTCAGATGGCGAAGAATGCTGGTGCTGGGGGTTCAGTGGGAATTTGTTGGGGAAACGCGACGGCGGCGCATCTTGAGGGGGCAGATGTGGCGATCGCCTCATTAGATGAGATTCAAATCGTCTAA
- a CDS encoding nucleotidyltransferase family protein, translating into MELIKANQISLDSTQLYERLATSKDLISDFCRNWQITQLAIFGSVLRNDFRSDSDVDFLIVLSDNTHLSFSEFLDLEEQLSNLVKRDVDIIFVNDLERSENWIRRKHILETATVIYES; encoded by the coding sequence ATGGAATTAATTAAAGCTAATCAGATTTCTCTAGATTCAACTCAGCTGTACGAACGTTTAGCGACTAGTAAAGATCTCATTAGTGACTTTTGTCGAAATTGGCAGATCACTCAACTGGCTATTTTTGGCTCGGTGTTAAGAAATGATTTTAGATCTGATAGCGATGTCGATTTTTTGATTGTGCTCAGTGACAATACGCACCTCAGTTTCTCTGAATTTTTGGACTTAGAAGAGCAGCTCAGCAACTTGGTCAAACGAGATGTCGATATTATTTTTGTAAACGATCTCGAAAGAAGTGAGAATTGGATTCGTCGCAAACATATTCTCGAAACAGCAACGGTGATTTATGAATCGTGA
- the hslO gene encoding Hsp33 family molecular chaperone HslO, whose protein sequence is MADQLIRGTAADNGIRVVGVITTKLTQEARDRHKLSYVATAALGRTMASALLISSSMKKQGSRINLRIKGDGPLGGLLVDAGPDGTVRGYVQNPSVELPPNSKGKLDVGGAVGKGFLYAVKDFGHGYPYSSTVELVSGEIGDDVTHYLATSEQTPSALVLGVFVGSEGVTAAGGILLQILPKAARDETLVTKLESRLGTLSGFTPLLQQGKSLHDIFQDLLGDEGLHIFPETQMVRFDCGCTFDRMMGALKMLGKDELQDMIEKDGGAEATCNFCNEVYHADVDHLSGLISELDQQEA, encoded by the coding sequence ATGGCAGACCAACTGATTCGCGGTACAGCAGCCGACAATGGCATACGAGTCGTCGGTGTTATCACCACCAAACTCACCCAAGAAGCACGCGATCGCCATAAGCTGTCCTACGTCGCCACAGCAGCCCTCGGACGAACCATGGCATCGGCATTACTGATTTCGTCCAGCATGAAAAAGCAGGGGTCTAGAATTAACCTCCGCATCAAAGGTGATGGCCCCCTCGGTGGCTTACTTGTCGATGCAGGGCCCGACGGTACAGTACGCGGCTATGTCCAGAATCCGAGCGTTGAATTACCGCCCAATAGCAAAGGAAAACTCGATGTTGGCGGGGCAGTGGGTAAAGGTTTTTTGTATGCCGTGAAAGACTTTGGCCATGGCTATCCCTACTCCAGTACCGTTGAATTAGTGTCTGGCGAAATTGGCGATGATGTCACCCATTACCTAGCCACTTCAGAGCAAACGCCTTCTGCCCTCGTCCTCGGTGTATTTGTCGGTTCTGAAGGGGTGACCGCCGCTGGTGGCATCCTTTTACAAATTCTCCCTAAGGCCGCCCGTGACGAAACCCTTGTCACCAAGCTCGAAAGTCGTCTTGGCACTTTGTCTGGCTTTACGCCATTGCTCCAACAGGGTAAGTCTTTACATGATATTTTTCAGGATCTCCTCGGAGATGAAGGGCTCCATATTTTCCCTGAAACTCAAATGGTTCGCTTTGACTGTGGTTGTACCTTTGACCGCATGATGGGCGCGTTAAAGATGCTCGGTAAAGACGAACTTCAGGACATGATCGAAAAAGATGGGGGCGCTGAGGCAACTTGTAATTTCTGCAATGAGGTTTACCATGCTGATGTGGATCATCTCAGTGGCTTGATTTCTGAGCTAGATCAACAGGAAGCCTAG